AACGACGATATTCTCCACAGACCTGGAAGTAAGCGCAATTGCATATATGGATTGCAAAGCGGAGAAGGAGAGAAAAATAGTTGTGCATGGCAGAAAATTTTTGGAAGTACTGAGAGAACTTGAAAACGGAGAGATATTATTATCACTTGACGAGAATACATTGACGATCAAGCAAAAAAAGACAGAGATTGTATTAAGTCTGCAGGACCCGGAGGAATTCCCGGAAACAAAGGAGATAAAGGGAAAAGAGGAGTTAAAGATAGATGGGAAGACATTATTGGAAATGATAGAAAAGGTAGGCTTTGCAATATCCACCGACGAAACGAGATATATATTAACGGGAATGTATATGCAGGGGCTCGCAGGAGAATTGGTGGTGGTAGGAACGGATGGGTTTAGAATGGCGTTGTGTCAGAGAAAGACAAAAGGAATGAAGGGATTTAAAGGCGTAACCATACCGAAAAGGTCGGTATTGGAGATAGAGAGGATTATTGAAGAGGAAGACGAGGTAAAAATAGCAATAGAGGAAAAATATATACAATTCAGCACAGAGAAGATAAAGATCATAACAAGAATAATAGAAGGAAACTTTCCAGACTATGAAAACGTTCTTCCAACGAGCAGTTCAAAGATAGTAAAGATAGAAAAAGAATCTTTTCATAGAGGATTGAAAAGGGTTTCCGCAATTATTGGAAGATCGGAACCGGTAAAAATATCATTTTCCGGGACGAACATGGAGATAGATGCGGAATCAGACATCGGAAGAGCAAAGGAGATAATAGAAGTAGAATATGAAGGAGAACAAACAAGTATGAGCTTTAATGTAAGGTTTATTTTTGATGTGGTTACTCATATAGCAGGGGAAAAGGTTATAATGATGGCGCCGTCAACATACGGTGCGGTTCTTTTTAGGGGCGAGCAAGAGGAAGACTATAAAAACATAGTGATGCCGATAAGGATATAGAATGAGAGAATACGGAGCGGAAAGCATAAAAATACTTGGGGGCCTTGATGCGGTAAGAAAGGTTCCCTCTATGTATATCGGGAATACGGGCGTAGAAGGACTGCACCACCTCGTATATGAACTCGTGGATAACAGCGTTGACGAAGCGCTCGAAGGATATTGTGACAAAATATTCATAACCGTACACAGGGATAACAGCGTGACCGTTGAAGATAACGGAAGGGGCATCCCGGTAGAGGAGCACGGCGAAGAGAATATGACGGCGCTCGAAGTGGTGCTTACAATGCTGCACGCAGGCGGGAAGTTTGATAAAGATACATACAAATATTCAGCGGGTCTTCACGGCGTCGGACTCTCGGTCGTGAACGCGCTTTCCGAGTATCTGGAGGTGGAGGTTAGAAGGGACAACAAGGTCTACTACCAGAGATATGAGTATGGGAATAAAATGACAGAGCTCAAGGTTGTCGGGGACACAGATAAAACCGGGACAAAAGTGCGGTTCAAGCCGGACAGCAGCCTCTTCGAAACAACGGATATCAGCTACGATATTATTGTGCACAGAATGAGAGAGGTCTCCTTCCTCAACAACGGCATAAACATAATCCTCGTTGACGAGAAAAAAGGAAAGCGGCAGGACTTCAAGTACGAAGGCGGAATAAAATCTTTTGTAAAATATTTGAATACCAACAAGAGCGCCCTTTTTGAAGATCCAATGTATATATCAAGCACCAGACCACCCCTCGACACTATCGAGCTTGCCGTTCAGTATAACGACAGCTATAACGAAAACATTTACAGCTTTGTGAACAACGTGAACACAAAAGAAGGGGGCACCCACGTAGCGGGCTTCAGGGGGGCCATGACAAGGTGTATAAACAACTTTATACAGAACAACATGTCCCAAAAGGTAAAAGAAAGCCTCTCGGGAGATGACATAAAAGAAGGTCTGGTGGCTGTTCTCAGCATCAAGATACAAAATCCGCAATTCGAAGGGCAGACGAAGTCGAAGCTCGGAAACAGCGAGATAAAGGGACTTGTGGAGTCAGTGCTCAACGAGAAGATCGCGGAATATCTGGAACTCAACCCGGACAAAGCGAAAACGATAGTCAACAAGGCACTCGAGACAAGAAGGGCGAGAGAGGCCGCAAAAAAGGCAAAGGAGCTCGTAAAGAGCAAGAGCCTCATCGAGAGCGGGGTGCTCCCCGGGAAACTTGCCGACTGTCAGGAAAGCGACCCGGAACTTTGTGAGCTCTTTATAGTAGAGGGCGATTCCGCGGGCGGCTCCGCGAAACAGGGCAGGAACAGAAGGACCCAGGCAATACTGCCCCTCAAGGGCAAGATACTGAACGTTGAAAAGTCAAGGGAAGAAAAGGTCCTTTCAAACCTGGAGATCAAGTCCATCTACCTTGCGGTTGGTATCAATTCCGACAACAAAACGAGACTACGATACAACAAGGTAATAATAATGACGGATGCCGACGTTGATGGTTCGCATATCCGGACGCTCCTCTTAACATTTTTCTACAGACAGATGCCGGACCTCATTACAGAGGGGCACCTGTATATAGCCCAGCCGCCGCTGTATAAAATAAAGCACGGGAACCGGGAGGTTTACGCAAAGGACGAAGAAGAGTTCGACAGGAACATTGTGGAGCGGGGAATAGGAAAGATACGGTGCTACATCGGGGGCAACCAGGCGGACGGAGAGGAACTTAGAAATAAGATCGAGAAACTTAAGACCGTGGAACGATACATAAAGAACCTGCAGGCAATAGGCGTGACCCGCGAGACAATACTTGGGCTCATGCGTTTGTGCATAGCAACAAGACAAGACTTCGAATCCCCGGAAAAGACCGATGCATATGCAGATTATCTGAGGAAACTTGGGCACACGGTCGAAAAAATAAAGGACAGGGAGCACAACCTCTTCGCACTGAACATAAGGGGGGCCGACACAAAGAAGGGCCCCGCTCAGGTACGGATCGATTATGAGCTTTGTTCCCAGGGAGATTACGGCGAATCCTACAAGGCCTTTCAGGAGATACGGCAATTCTATGACGAGGAGATAAGGATCGGGGACGGGGAAAACGGAGCGGAAACAATAAGCGCGGTGGAGCTGCTGAACCTCGTGAGCGAAAAAGGCAAGGAAGGAATAAATATACAGAGATACAAGGGTCTGGGAGAAATGAACCCGGAACAGCTCTGGGGGACAACCATGGACCCGGACAAGAGGCGCCTCCTCAGGGTGTCCATAGAGGACGCCGTTGAGGCGGATCAGGTGTTCACGGTGCTCATGGGAAACAACATCGAAACAAGGAGAAAATTTATCGAGGATAACGCCCTCAGCGTCAGAAACCTTGATGTATGATTACCATAGGGATAACAGGGATTATCGGGAGCGGTAAAACAACCGCATCAAGCACACTGAAAAACAGAGGGTTTGAGATAATAGACCTTGACCGGCTGTCAAAGGATCTGATTAAGAAAGAGGAAGTCCTGGCGGAGATACGGGATCAACTTGGCGACGAGTATGTTTCGGGAAACGCCGTTGACGTGGCCCGCTTGCGGGACGAGGTATTTAAAAACGGGGAGGCGCTCCGCAGGCTCGAAGCAATTATACATCCGAGGGTAAGAAACGCCCTCCGGCAGAGACTTGACGAACTGGAAAGGTCGGGGGTCGAGATCGTTTTTGTTGACGGACCGCTTTTATTTGAAAAGGGGCTGCATAAACAATTTGACAAGATCGTCGTTGTCTCTGCGGAGGCGGCAACGATAAAGGAAAGACTGAGGGCGAGAGGCATGACCGAAGAAGACATTGGCCAACGGATACCTCACCAGATTCCACTGAAAGAAAAAGAGAAGATGGCCGACTACGTAATTAACAACAACGGGACAAGGACCGGCCTTGAAAAAGAAGTTAAAAAACTGCTGCAAAGGATAAAAGAATGGGAGGTAAAGGTACATGCACCTTAATGCGCTGAAAAGTAAGAAAATAGGAGAACTTACACACATGGCAAGGGAGTTGAACGTTGAGAACGCCTCCGGACTGAGAAAGCAGGAGCTTATATTTGCCATACTGCAGGCCTTTGTCGACAAGAACGAGTCGGTCTACGGGGAAGGGGTCCTGGAGATCCTTTCCGAAGGGTTCGGCTTCCTGCGTTCCACCGATTCAAACTACTTGCCCGGCCCGGACGATATATATGTATCGCCCTCGCAGATCAAGAAGTTCGGCCTCAGAACAGGGGATACGACCTCAGGACAGATCCGCCCCCCAAAAGACAACGAAAAGTACTTTGCCCTTTTAAAGGTCGAATCGATAAATTTTGATGACCCCGGCGCGGTCAGGGATAAGATAATATTTGATAATCTTACGCCCATATACCCGGACGAAAGGATAAAGCTTGAAACAGAACAGAACAGCCTCTCAACGAGGGTAATGGATCTATTCACCCCCATTGGCAAGGGCCAGAGGGGACTGATCGTTGCGCCGCCCAGGACCGGAAAAACAATGCTCCTCCAGCACATTGCAAACAGCATTACACAGAACCATAAAGAGATCTTTCTTATTGTCCTCCTCATAGACGAAAGGCCAGAGGAGGTTACGGACATGATACGTTCGGTAAAAGGAGAGGTCATAAGCTCTACCTTTGATGAGCCCGCGACGAGACACGTTCAGGTGGCGGAGATCGTTATAGAGAAAGCGAAGAGACTTGTGGAGCACAAGAGGGACGTGGTGATACTGCTCGACAGCATAACGAGACTTGCGAGGGCCTATAATACCGTTGTCCCATCAAGCGGGAAGATCCTGTCGGGAGGCATTGACGCGTCCGCAATGCAGAAGCCGAGACGTTTTTTTGGAGCAGCGAAAAATATTGAAGAGGGAGGAAGCCTGACGATCGTTGCCACGGCGCTGATAGATACCGGGAGCAGGATGGACGAGGTGATCTTCGAGGAGTTCAAGGGTACGGGAAACATGGAGATATATCTCGATAGAAAGCTCGCGGAGAAGAGGGTCTTCCCCGCTATTGATATAAATAAATCCGGCACGAGAAAAGAGGAATTGCTGTTAGAAGGCAACGACCTCTCAAGGACGTGGTTGCTGAGGAAGGTCTTACAACCGATGAACCCCGTTGAATCGATGGAGTTTCTGCTTGAAAAGATGGTAGACGCGGAGTCAAACCAGGATTTTCTCAATTCTATGAGCAAAGGAGGTTGAACATGAAAAAAGGAATCCATCCGGACTTAAAGAAGGCGACGGTAAAGTGTGCCTGCGGCCACACCTTCGAGACGCTGTCCATTAAGGATAAGATTACCGTGGAGATTTGCGCAAAGTGCCACCCTATATTTACCGGCAAAGAGAAGCGCTTAGACTCAACCGGCCAGGTTGAGAAGTTTGAAAGGCGCTATGGCAAAAAGACGAAATAATGTTTGAACGGCTCCAGGAGATAGAAAAAAGGTATCAGGAGATAGAGGAAGAGATGGTAAGGCCTGAAGCGCTTGCCAACCTGGAGTCCTACAAAAAACTTGCCAAAGAGCGGGCAGAGATTAAGGAGCTGGTAGACCTCTTCAGGGAATGGAAGAAAAGGAACGAGGAGACGCTCAGGACGCAGGAGGTTCTCAAAACGGCATCAGAAGAGGGAATGAGGGTCCTTGCCAGGGACGAGATAACATTCCTCGAGAAGGAAATGGAGAGGCTTGAATCCTCTCTAAGGGAAAAGCTCCTCAGCAAGGGAGAGAAGCAGGCAAAAAGCATGTTTCTCGAAATAAGGGCCGGGACAGGCGGCGAAGAGGCGGCCCTTTTTGCAAGAGACCTCTTTTCAATGTACATGAAGTACGCCGAGAACATGCGGTGGAAGACAGAGATCATGACGGTCAGCATGTCGGACCTCGGCGGCCTCAAGGAGGTCGTCCTGCTGGTGGAGGGGAAGGACGCCTTCAGCATGCTTCGCTATGAGAGCGGCGTCCACAGGGTTCAGCGCGTTCCACAGACAGAAGCACAGGGGCGGATACATACCTCCACCGTTACCGTGGCAGTCCTGCCGGAACCAGAGGAGCTGGAAATAAACATAAACCCGGACGAGATAAGGATCGATGTGTTCCGTTCCAGCGGACCCGGCGGCCAGCACGTAAACACAACCGATTCGGCGGTGAGAATCACGCACATGCCGACGGGGATCGTGGTAACGTGCCAGGACGAAAAATCCCAGCACAAGAATAAGGCAAAGGCCATGAGGGTACTCAGGGCAAGACTGAAAGAAAAGCTGGAGAGCGAGAAGGAACAGGAGATGTCTGACGAGAGAAGGAAACAGGTTGGTACCGGTGACAGGAGCGAGCGGATACGGACATACAACTTTCCGCAGGGCAGGGTTACCGATCACAGGATCGGCCTTACTTTATATAAGCTGCAGGATGTTTTGAACGGCGACATCGTCGCCATAATATCCCCATTGATAGCCCACTTCCAATCAGAGACACTAAAAAAAGGATAACCACAACGGTGCGCATCAGAGACATTATGTTTCAAAAC
This genomic interval from Syntrophorhabdaceae bacterium contains the following:
- the rho gene encoding transcription termination factor Rho, which translates into the protein MHLNALKSKKIGELTHMARELNVENASGLRKQELIFAILQAFVDKNESVYGEGVLEILSEGFGFLRSTDSNYLPGPDDIYVSPSQIKKFGLRTGDTTSGQIRPPKDNEKYFALLKVESINFDDPGAVRDKIIFDNLTPIYPDERIKLETEQNSLSTRVMDLFTPIGKGQRGLIVAPPRTGKTMLLQHIANSITQNHKEIFLIVLLIDERPEEVTDMIRSVKGEVISSTFDEPATRHVQVAEIVIEKAKRLVEHKRDVVILLDSITRLARAYNTVVPSSGKILSGGIDASAMQKPRRFFGAAKNIEEGGSLTIVATALIDTGSRMDEVIFEEFKGTGNMEIYLDRKLAEKRVFPAIDINKSGTRKEELLLEGNDLSRTWLLRKVLQPMNPVESMEFLLEKMVDAESNQDFLNSMSKGG
- the rpmE gene encoding 50S ribosomal protein L31, which gives rise to MKKGIHPDLKKATVKCACGHTFETLSIKDKITVEICAKCHPIFTGKEKRLDSTGQVEKFERRYGKKTK
- the dnaN gene encoding DNA polymerase III subunit beta, with the translated sequence MNIIIDKNTILVPVSKVVSITEKRSLMPILSNVLLEFGKEGTTIFSTDLEVSAIAYMDCKAEKERKIVVHGRKFLEVLRELENGEILLSLDENTLTIKQKKTEIVLSLQDPEEFPETKEIKGKEELKIDGKTLLEMIEKVGFAISTDETRYILTGMYMQGLAGELVVVGTDGFRMALCQRKTKGMKGFKGVTIPKRSVLEIERIIEEEDEVKIAIEEKYIQFSTEKIKIITRIIEGNFPDYENVLPTSSSKIVKIEKESFHRGLKRVSAIIGRSEPVKISFSGTNMEIDAESDIGRAKEIIEVEYEGEQTSMSFNVRFIFDVVTHIAGEKVIMMAPSTYGAVLFRGEQEEDYKNIVMPIRI
- the coaE gene encoding dephospho-CoA kinase (Dephospho-CoA kinase (CoaE) performs the final step in coenzyme A biosynthesis.), producing MITIGITGIIGSGKTTASSTLKNRGFEIIDLDRLSKDLIKKEEVLAEIRDQLGDEYVSGNAVDVARLRDEVFKNGEALRRLEAIIHPRVRNALRQRLDELERSGVEIVFVDGPLLFEKGLHKQFDKIVVVSAEAATIKERLRARGMTEEDIGQRIPHQIPLKEKEKMADYVINNNGTRTGLEKEVKKLLQRIKEWEVKVHAP
- the gyrB gene encoding DNA topoisomerase (ATP-hydrolyzing) subunit B, giving the protein MREYGAESIKILGGLDAVRKVPSMYIGNTGVEGLHHLVYELVDNSVDEALEGYCDKIFITVHRDNSVTVEDNGRGIPVEEHGEENMTALEVVLTMLHAGGKFDKDTYKYSAGLHGVGLSVVNALSEYLEVEVRRDNKVYYQRYEYGNKMTELKVVGDTDKTGTKVRFKPDSSLFETTDISYDIIVHRMREVSFLNNGINIILVDEKKGKRQDFKYEGGIKSFVKYLNTNKSALFEDPMYISSTRPPLDTIELAVQYNDSYNENIYSFVNNVNTKEGGTHVAGFRGAMTRCINNFIQNNMSQKVKESLSGDDIKEGLVAVLSIKIQNPQFEGQTKSKLGNSEIKGLVESVLNEKIAEYLELNPDKAKTIVNKALETRRAREAAKKAKELVKSKSLIESGVLPGKLADCQESDPELCELFIVEGDSAGGSAKQGRNRRTQAILPLKGKILNVEKSREEKVLSNLEIKSIYLAVGINSDNKTRLRYNKVIIMTDADVDGSHIRTLLLTFFYRQMPDLITEGHLYIAQPPLYKIKHGNREVYAKDEEEFDRNIVERGIGKIRCYIGGNQADGEELRNKIEKLKTVERYIKNLQAIGVTRETILGLMRLCIATRQDFESPEKTDAYADYLRKLGHTVEKIKDREHNLFALNIRGADTKKGPAQVRIDYELCSQGDYGESYKAFQEIRQFYDEEIRIGDGENGAETISAVELLNLVSEKGKEGINIQRYKGLGEMNPEQLWGTTMDPDKRRLLRVSIEDAVEADQVFTVLMGNNIETRRKFIEDNALSVRNLDV
- the prfA gene encoding peptide chain release factor 1 translates to MFERLQEIEKRYQEIEEEMVRPEALANLESYKKLAKERAEIKELVDLFREWKKRNEETLRTQEVLKTASEEGMRVLARDEITFLEKEMERLESSLREKLLSKGEKQAKSMFLEIRAGTGGEEAALFARDLFSMYMKYAENMRWKTEIMTVSMSDLGGLKEVVLLVEGKDAFSMLRYESGVHRVQRVPQTEAQGRIHTSTVTVAVLPEPEELEININPDEIRIDVFRSSGPGGQHVNTTDSAVRITHMPTGIVVTCQDEKSQHKNKAKAMRVLRARLKEKLESEKEQEMSDERRKQVGTGDRSERIRTYNFPQGRVTDHRIGLTLYKLQDVLNGDIVAIISPLIAHFQSETLKKG